One genomic window of Vulpes vulpes isolate BD-2025 chromosome 11, VulVul3, whole genome shotgun sequence includes the following:
- the LOC112910917 gene encoding olfactory receptor 56A3-like: MLPYNNSSCLSTEVSDFILNCFVRSPSWQHWLSLPLSILFLLAMGANAILLITIQLEASLHEPMYYLLGLLSLLDIVLCLTVIPKVLAIFWFDLRSISFSTCFLQMFIMNNFLPMESCTFLAMAYDRYVAICKPLYYPTIITDHFVAKAVLFILARNTFLTAPIPILSARLHYCGKNIIENCICANLSVSKLSCDNVSLNKIYQLIVAWTLLGSDLVLIFISYILILRAILRLKAKGAAAKALSTCGSHFILILFFSTILLVFVFTHMAKKKVSPDIPILLNVLHHVIPAALNPIVYGVRTQEIKEGIRKLLRRVTERCK; this comes from the coding sequence ATGCTACCTTATAACAACAGCAGCTGCCTCTCTACTGAAGTATCAGACTTCATCCTGAATTGCTTTGTCAGGTCTCCCAGCTGGCAGCACTGGCTATCTCTGCCCCTCAgcatcctcttcctcctggccATGGGAGCCAATGCCATCCTCCTGATCACTATACAGCTAGAGGCCTCTCTGCACGAGCCCATGTACTACTTGCTTGGCCTCCTTTCCCTGTTGGACATTGTGCTCTGCCTCACTGTCATCCCCAAGGTCCTGGCTATCTTCTGGTTTGATCTCAGGTCCATCAGCTTCTCTACCTGCTTCCTCCAGATGTTCATCATGAATAACTTCCTGCCCATGGAATCATGCACCTTCCTGgccatggcctatgaccgctatgtcgCCATCTGCAAGCCTCTGTACTACCCAACCATTATCACTGACCATTTTGTGGCAAAGGCTGTTCTCTTCATCTTGGCCCGGAACACATTTCTTACTGCACCTATTCCCATCCTTTCGGCCCGGCTGCATTACtgtggaaaaaatataattgagaaCTGTATCTGTGCCAACCTCTCTGTGTCCAAGCTCTCCTGTGATAATGTTTCCCTTAACAAAATATACCAGTTAATTGTGGCCTGGACTCTTCTGGGCTCTGACCTTGTCCTCATATTTATCTCCTATATCCTCATCCTAAGAGCCATTCTTAGACTTAAGGCAAAAGGGGCAGCTGCCAAAGCTCTGAGCACATGCGGCTCTCACTTCATTCTCATCCTCTTCTTTAGCACCATCCTGCTAGTCTTTGTTTTTACCCACATGGCCAAGAAAAAAGTTTCCCCTGATATTCCCATCTTACTTAATGTCCTACACCATGTAATTCCTGCAGCTCTCAATCCCATTGTCTATGGGGTACGAACCCAGGAGATTAAAGAGGGAATTAGGAAATTACTGAGAAGGGTAACAGAGAGATGCAAGTAA